A stretch of the Alnus glutinosa chromosome 6, dhAlnGlut1.1, whole genome shotgun sequence genome encodes the following:
- the LOC133870970 gene encoding stemmadenine O-acetyltransferase-like has protein sequence MEVEIISKAYIKPSSPTPPNLKTHKLSFLDQFIPSAYVPVILFYPMNQSTGHSVADIVSQRSQLLKQSLSETLTHFYPFAGKVKDTISIDCNDEGVYYVEARVNCHLLECLNQPNTALFYQFLRGEALGKELTAGDHVAMIQASTFACGGIAIGVLLSHMIADGIGMSVFLKGWATTAHKAREAVLCPNFDAPSAFIQNDGHSREESYTYTALFNPFFKSGRFLSRRVVFDASAIASLKAKATSPSVQNPTRVEVVSALLWKCMMAAFKATSGIHMPTFIIHSVNFRRRAIPPFVESSMGNLVWSAFASCTGEEIELPDTVRKLREAITKIDGDFVKSLQGDGGFAKHRELVKEMVGACASAASSSGMNYIAFTSWCNFGLYDIDFGWGKPIWVSSVGSSGNSEAVFSNLVLLMDTRSGDGIEAWVSLDKEDMVVLGQDKELLAFASMDPSPIN, from the coding sequence ATGGAGGTGGAAATTATTTCCAAAGCATACATCAAACCCTCTTCTCCAACGCCCCCTAACCTGAAAACCCACAAGCTCTCATTCTTGGACCAGTTCATTCCTTCCGCCTATGTTCCCGTAATCCTCTTCTATCCCATGAATCAAAGCACGGGCCATTCTGTTGCTGATATCGTCTCTCAAAGATCACAACTGCTAAAGCAATCCCTATCAGAAACCTTAACTCACTTTTACCCATTTGCTGGAAAAGTCAAAGACACCATCTCCATCGATTGTAATGACGAGGGGGTTTACTATGTAGAGGCCCGTGTAAACTGTCATCTTCTTGAATGCCTCAACCAACCCAACACTGCTTTATTCTACCAATTTCTTCGAGGAGAGGCCCTTGGGAAAGAGCTAACCGCGGGAGATCATGTTGCTATGATACAAGCGAGCACCTTTGCATGCGGCGGTATTGCCATTGGTGTACTTCTTTCCCACATGATCGCTGATGGAATTGGCATGAGTGTCTTTCTCAAAGGTTGGGCTACCACGGCTCACAAGGCCCGTGAAGCTGTATTATGTCCTAATTTTGACGCCCCATCAGCTTTCATTCAAAACGATGGACACTCTAGAGAAGAGTCTTACACTTACACCGCTTTGTTCAATCCCTTCTTCAAATCAGGCAGGTTCCTTTCAAGGAGAGTTGTGTTTGATGCCTCGGCCATTGCATCACTCAAGGCCAAAGCAACAAGCCCAAGCGTACAAAACCCAACAAGAGTTGAGGTTGTCTCGGCCCTGCTTTGGAAATGCATGATGGCTGCTTTCAAGGCCACTTCTGGTATCCATATGCCAACTTTTATCATCCATTCGGTGAATTTCCGTCGAAGAGCAATTCCACCATTCGTAGAATCTTCAATGGGAAATTTAGTTTGGTCAGCATTCGCATCATGCACGGGCGAGGAGATAGAGTTGCCGGACACAGTCCGTAAGCTGAGAGAAGCAATAACAAAAATCGATGGTGATTTTGTGAAAAGCCTACAAGGTGATGGGGGGTTTGCCAAGCACCGTGAGCTTGTGAAGGAAATGGTTGGGGCATGCGCAAGTGCGGCAAGTTCTAGTGGAATGAATTACATTGCGTTTACGAGTTGGTGTAACTTTGGTCTCTATGACATTGATTTTGGGTGGGGAAAGCCGATATGGGTAAGTTCGGTTGGTTCGAGCGGCAATTCGGAGGCCGTATTCTCAAATCTGGTTCTGCTAATGGACACAAGATCCGGTGATGGAATAGAAGCGTGGGTGTCGTTAGATAAAGAAGATATGGTTGTGTTAGGACAAGACAAGGAACTCCTTGCTTTCGCTTCCATGGATCCTAGTCCCATAAACTAG